Proteins from a genomic interval of Equus quagga isolate Etosha38 chromosome 11, UCLA_HA_Equagga_1.0, whole genome shotgun sequence:
- the SP6 gene encoding transcription factor Sp6 produces MLTAVCGSLGSQHTDAPHASPPRLDLQPLQTYQGHTSPEAGDYPSPLQPGELQSLPLGPEVDFSQGYELPGASSRVTCEDLESDSPLAPGPFSKLLQPDMSHHYESWFRPTHPGTEDGSWWDLHPGTSWMDLPHTQGALTSPGHPGALQAGLGGYVGDHQLCAPPPHPHPHHLLPAAGGQHLLGPPDGAKALEAAAPESQGLDSSLDGAARPKGSRRSVPRSSGQTVCRCPNCLEAERLGAPCGPDGGKKKHLHNCHIPGCGKAYAKTSHLKAHLRWHSGDRPFVCNWLFCGKRFTRSDELQRHLQTHTGTKKFPCAVCSRVFMRSDHLAKHMKTHEGAKEEAAGAAAGEGKAGGAVEPPGGKGKREAEGGAAPSN; encoded by the coding sequence ATGCTAACCGCTGTCTGCGGCTCTCTGGGCAGCCAGCACACGGACGCGCCTCACGCCTCGCCGCCGCGCCTCGACCTGCAGCCTCTCCAGACGTACCAGGGCCACACGAGCCCGGAGGCCGGGGACTACCCCTCCCCGCTGCAGCCTGGAGAGCTGCAGAGCCTCCCGCTGGGCCCGGAGGTGGACTTCTCACAGGGCTATGAGCTGCCGGGGGCCTCCTCTCGGGTAACCTGCGAGGACCTGGAAAGCGACAGTCCCCTAGCCCCGGGACCCTTTTCCAAGCTCCTGCAGCCGGACATGTCACACCATTACGAATCATGGTTCCGGCCGACTCACCCAGGCACCGAGGATGGCTCGTGGTGGGACCTTCATCCGGGCACCAGCTGGATGGACCTCCCCCACACTCAGGGCGCGCTGACCTCACCTGGCCACCCCGGGGCGCTTCAGGCTGGCTTGGGGGGCTACGTCGGAGATCACCAGCTTTGTGCCCCGCCGCCCCACCCGCATCCGCACCACCTCCTCCCAGCCGCCGGAGGGCAGCACCTCCTGGGGCCTCCCGACGGGGCTAAGGCCTTGGAAGCGGCCGCCCCGGAGTCCCAGGGGCTGGATTCCAGTCTGGACGGGGCGGCCCGCCCCAAAGGCTCCCGGCGGTCAGTGCCCCGCAGCTCAGGCCAGACCGTGTGCCGCTGCCCCAACTGCCTGGAGGCGGAGCGACTGGGGGCTCCGTGCGGGCCCGACGGGGGCAAGAAGAAGCATTTGCACAACTGCCACATCCCGGGCTGCGGGAAAGCCTACGCCAAGACGTCGCACCTGAAGGCGCACCTGCGCTGGCACAGCGGCGACCGTCCCTTCGTGTGCAACTGGCTCTTCTGCGGCAAGCGCTTCACGCGCTCCGACGAGCTGCAGCGCCACCTCCAGACCCACACGGGCACCAAGAAGTTCCCCTGTGCGGTCTGCAGCCGTGTCTTCATGCGCAGCGACCACCTGGCCAAACACATGAAAACCCACGAAGGCGCCAAAGAAGAGGCTGCTGGGGCGGCCGCGGGCGAGGGCAAGGCAGGCGGAGCGGTGGAGCCCCCCGGGGGCAAAGGCAAGCGGGAGGCCGAGGGCGGCGCGGCTCCCTCCAACTGA